DNA sequence from the Vicia villosa cultivar HV-30 ecotype Madison, WI linkage group LG3, Vvil1.0, whole genome shotgun sequence genome:
ATACTCTTTCATCGTTCACATATTAACTTTATAGATACACTCCCTTCTCCATCGTATCAAAAGCTCTCCTATGTAACTTCCGTGACTCTACACATTTTTTATTCTGGAACGGAACACAAATAGATACATAAACAATAGACAAATCTATGAGCTTGTCATTCATATTGAAGGTGAAAGAAACTTGTCGGTCATCAATATCCACAATATGGATCAATACTTTTGTCACGCAAGCACCATAGATTGGAACTAAGGTTGCCTCTGTTGTTAATAGCCAAAAACTTAACAATGAAAACAACAATTTTAAAACCAATTCCTAAGAATTGACAATACCTCTCACATTTTACTATAATTCATGAAGAATTTTGAGCACTACGAAACCTTGACTTAGTGATGTAACTATCTtagaatattaaattttttttttacaaaagaatataaaaaattaaaacataagaAAGTTACTAATTTCACTCTCATTCAACTAATGAGAAAAAAAGGTGTCGGAACAAAACCGGACACAAATTCTAGGAGCATACGGATTCCATACATGGcaacttaaaaaaataaagatgGTGCATGCCACTAATTGGAATAGTTTCTAAGCTTCTTCTTACATCTAAATCAATGGGCGGAGCTACCCTTGTATATTCCCCACCTAATAGTCGATTTTCATATGACATCAagggcaaaattaataatttttagacaaaattaaggacaaaattaataaaaaaaagggtgtgaaatttttagacaaaatcaaggacaaaatttttagacaaaacttagggcaaaattagtagaaacagagtgtaaaattagtaaaaacagggtgtaaaatttttgcccaGACTCCCTAAAATTTATGGCTCTGCCATCTtcaattttctttcaaaaagcaAAGTAAATATATGATATAGACAACTCTAAATCCAAAACAGAAAGGTACATGCATATAGATTACAAACATACTACTACTACAGTAACACCATAGTACTTGCAAAAACACCATGAGTTTGGTAAAGAAagtttaaacctaataaaaaccaTTTTAAGATGATGATGGTGGTGGTGGCTGCTGATTCCTTAGAACACTAATGAGTAGTTGTCTCAACTCTTCATCTCTCTTCTCCCTCAAAGCCATTAACCGTAATATCTCTTCCTGTTGTCTTGCAAGGCGCGCGAGTTCCTCTTGATTCTTCAAGTTTTGTGCTTTTAGATAAACAATAACTTCATCGTCTTTTTCCTCGACAGTTTCTTTAGCTTCTGCTTGGGCAGCTGTATCAGAGTGAAACCAATGATCATGTTGCGCAACAGTTTCATCGTTGCACGAAGAGACTTTTTTTCTGATGGAAAATCTTTTGCTCCCATTTTCATCTTCAAAATCTTCCTCCAAACTATCTGTCGAAAGTTCAAGGATATCATTTGTAATTGTCCTTTTCAGTGGCAATATCTTTTCAGAATCTCCTAAAGAGGCCGAAGAACATTGGCTGATTAAGTGGTCAGACTCATGGATTATGCCACCACATTTGTACTCTTTTAACACGTCGGGCTGATAATGCTCAGCAGATATGAAAGGACCGTCAATATTTTCATCCGATTTCGCACATTCGCGGGTAGAATTTTCAGAAGCAGGCTCATAacaaaaatttccaaaattaaGAAAGTCCACAAGATTTGGAGGAAATCCAGGTGGAACACCAACTTCATTAAAACTTCTACTAAGTTTCCCTACACAAGGTCTATGTTTTCTTGAACTCGGACTTCTCTTCTTCTGCACAATTTTCTTAATAAAATCGCCGTGACTCAATACCGATTCCTTCCACCACCTTGCATAACGCGTGGTAACATCTGCCTCAAAATATTTTGGTggaaaatacaattttttatcaGTTATGAGCCTGCGGTAGTTTTTCCAAGCAACTGTTTTAGTCTCATTGAATCTCGACACATAACTTGGAATATCTTGATCTACTCCAAACTGCATAGCAACTCTATGTGGCAGATACTGCTCTATAGAGTCAAATCCAACAAGCTCCGAAACCCTCAAACATATAGCAAATGCGAGCATTGCTTTGTCCAACTCTTTCGAAAATGGAACCCAAGTTTCATCATCAGGATAAAACATTCCACACTTATCAGCATATTTACCATACGGACGCCAAAGAAAATCATCGACAGCAGAGTCCAATGCCAACTTAACATCGTCAATTTTCAAGGCCTGAACCTTATGCCACCTAAACAATAAAGGGTCTTCACGGTTGATCAACACGGGTTGCGGTTGTAAATTTTTGAACCTCTCCCACACCCAAATTTGAACCAAGTAAAAGGGTGATTGAAAAGTAACTTCTAAAGGAAATCTATCACCTCCGGCAACATCATGTTTCCACAAATCAACTATTGTTTTCTTAAACAGTGTTAAATCCTTATATATACCAGCTAAAACGGCCGGTGCCAACGCAATCGAATTCCCTCTAGCAATATGAATAGCAATAGGAAACAAAGATTGATTCACCAAATTATTGTAAGGAAAAACAAAAATTGACAACCAAGTAACTAAAAAGGCTTCATGTTCAATTTCACTACCTTCATCAAGGAAAATATCCATCCACATTGTTGTGGTGGCCTTAGCTTTACTAGTCTGCCAAGGTTTCTGTCTTGCAAGTCTCAGTTTCTTCTCCACCTCTCTCATTTCTTTGTCTTCAACTTTGGCGAAAACCGGAAGACCGATGACAGGGTAACCCCCCAAAACCATGACATCCTCCAAAGTGATTGTTGCCTCACCAAATGGAAACACAAATGTATTTGTCTCACAACACCATTTCTCCACAACCCCATGCAGCAAGTTTCGATTTTTATGCATGTAGCATTTAGAGCTCATTATAGCTTCAAAGATTCCAGCTTTCTTCCATACTGATTCATAAATGGGTCTAAGCTCATCAACCCAGTAAACCCATTTATCTGGTGGAATGCGCCACCCACTGAAATGGAGTTTCAAAGGCCATTCCTTTGGATCAAAGACAGAATATGTTGATGATGGGTTGAAATCAAAAGGTGGCTCATCAATGGAGTTTGAAATTGGTTTTAGAAAATGGGCTGTTCTGAAAGTTGGTTCACTGTCACCAGCTGGTGAAACCATGAAATCTTCCCTCACCTCCATGATAGTATCTTCATTCATGATGGGTATGTATAACACTAATATTCTAAAAGCTCAAATTTTTTGTGAGAAATTGTGATGGGAATGAAGCTAAACTTCCAACAATGTGCAGTTTTTTGTCTGGTAGTTTGCAATGGCCAAGTGGAAGAGGAAGAGTAGTATATTGTGGAGTGTGGACAACTTCAAAAGAGTAACCTTGCACAAGAAGGGAGAATGGGAAATGTGTGAAACCCCTAAATTACCCTTTTTTTTCTTTAAGTAATTTAACTTTTTTAGTTGCTtggtaacataaataattaaggaAATTCTCTACttaatcaaaaaaataaatatagttaAGTGTCTTCAAAACCttctaaattaaataattaaacatgtcaaaattatagAGAATATGCTACCCCACCCATTAGATCTCTCACCTTTTATTAAAATTGTCTATTTGTCTGTTGTAGATATAATTtcggaaatatttttttataaaaatttttggTTTTTTCTATAGGTGCATTTACGAAAGCGTTAATGAAATCTTCaataggtacatctacggaagactTTGAAAatgtgttccgtagatgtacctacagaacattctattatattttcaaatcaattacaTTTCACTCCTAAAGTCcagttttttaaacaaaaatggaacatcaaattatagtaaatcaaagTAATTGAAAAACCTTAATTGTAGTACTTTAATTtatttgatgttccatttttgttataaaaatcgCATTTTGGAGTGAaatgtaattgatttaaaatCTAATAGAATATTTCGTAGTTATATCTACGGAACAttctattttcaaaatcttccgtagatgtagctaaggaatatttcatttcatttgaGATTTTCCAAATTAATTTGGGATCTTCTAACCTTCCGTAAATGCAATTATAAAaaccaaatatttaaaaaaaaaaaaacttccggAGATATATCTACAGAAACAATGGACATAATTGAAATTTTGTCTGATGACTAAGAGATTAAGGGTGGATTGAGattttctaaaattaattaaggtatattatttaatttttatagatAGAGATAAAGAAATTGTCATCAATAATTAATAAAGAATTTAAATATATGTACATTTATTAAGTTTAtcagtttatttcttttttaaaaataattatattgtgAAACAAGGTTTGAAACTtgaccaaaaaaaaattatatttcttttgcaaaatcaaacaaaaaaataattatatttctttTGCGAATCAAATGAGAAATCTTCCTATCACTAGGATGCTGAACTTACAGGAGCAAAGTTTGCTTTAGAAATCTCTTCTCAAAAGGGTTGGTTGAATCTTTGGTTGGAAAGCGATTCCAAACTGGTTTGCCAAGCTTTCTCGGATCTTATTATAGTTCCTTGGATCCTAAGAAATCGTTGGAATAACTGTTAAAAGATGATTTCGAATATGAACTTTACAGTCTCGCATATTTATCGCGAAGGTAATCACTGTGCAGACAGGTTGGCTAATATTGGTCTATCCATCCAGAATTAACAATGGTGGAACTCTTTACCGGTTGTTGTCAGTCGTGACTTCGCACGAAACCGTTTTGGTTTCGGGGAGTTCCGTTTTTGTTAGCTTTTGAGGGTTTCAGTTTTATGTCCCCTCTTCTTTTTGTACTTGTTTTATCCATGAATATATTCTGGAGGTGGTGCTCTTTGCGctcctttttcaaaaaaaaattacctttgtgctcttttta
Encoded proteins:
- the LOC131656750 gene encoding uncharacterized protein LOC131656750, producing the protein MNEDTIMEVREDFMVSPAGDSEPTFRTAHFLKPISNSIDEPPFDFNPSSTYSVFDPKEWPLKLHFSGWRIPPDKWVYWVDELRPIYESVWKKAGIFEAIMSSKCYMHKNRNLLHGVVEKWCCETNTFVFPFGEATITLEDVMVLGGYPVIGLPVFAKVEDKEMREVEKKLRLARQKPWQTSKAKATTTMWMDIFLDEGSEIEHEAFLVTWLSIFVFPYNNLVNQSLFPIAIHIARGNSIALAPAVLAGIYKDLTLFKKTIVDLWKHDVAGGDRFPLEVTFQSPFYLVQIWVWERFKNLQPQPVLINREDPLLFRWHKVQALKIDDVKLALDSAVDDFLWRPYGKYADKCGMFYPDDETWVPFSKELDKAMLAFAICLRVSELVGFDSIEQYLPHRVAMQFGVDQDIPSYVSRFNETKTVAWKNYRRLITDKKLYFPPKYFEADVTTRYARWWKESVLSHGDFIKKIVQKKRSPSSRKHRPCVGKLSRSFNEVGVPPGFPPNLVDFLNFGNFCYEPASENSTRECAKSDENIDGPFISAEHYQPDVLKEYKCGGIIHESDHLISQCSSASLGDSEKILPLKRTITNDILELSTDSLEEDFEDENGSKRFSIRKKVSSCNDETVAQHDHWFHSDTAAQAEAKETVEEKDDEVIVYLKAQNLKNQEELARLARQQEEILRLMALREKRDEELRQLLISVLRNQQPPPPSSS